In Aquiflexum balticum DSM 16537, a single genomic region encodes these proteins:
- a CDS encoding DUF6055 domain-containing protein — protein MIKIFSRLLNHKGFGFFAMMFFGLYMASCTEKELPKMPGGTELDISKIYVPKEFSGMDLSNNNSTWSYQRSRQSQHFIVFWDKKYGRNDPNSSEVPEFYRVNIDDLLTKAESYYKLNVEELAFANTALGQSNLNKYKMMIFLFYTEDWMAFGAGYDDVIGALWINPATCKPVGSDIAHEIGHSFQYQVFCDLKGGSGFRYGFGGNGGNGFWEQTAQWQALQSYPEQIFTTSNFQVYTNNYHRHLCHEWYRYASYFIHYYWTEKHGKEFIGELWRNALNPEDPIQAYMRLTGISVTQFNDEIFEAASKMVTWDISGLRQYGNAYIGKQQFNFQTLDDGSYQVTYDFAPGTSGYNVIPLEVPTGGVTVSGVFTGLINAPGYNLTLDQGNAGWRYGYVALLENGQRVYGDMNQGTTGVANFEVPQNCSKLWFVVSGAPNRYLPHAWDEDESNDEQWPYKVKFTNTKILRL, from the coding sequence ATGATCAAAATATTTTCTAGGCTGCTCAATCATAAAGGGTTTGGATTTTTCGCCATGATGTTTTTTGGACTATATATGGCGAGCTGTACAGAAAAGGAATTACCTAAAATGCCTGGAGGCACTGAACTTGATATATCAAAAATTTATGTGCCTAAAGAATTTTCAGGAATGGATCTGTCCAATAACAACAGTACTTGGAGCTATCAGCGCAGTAGACAGTCGCAGCATTTCATTGTTTTTTGGGATAAAAAATATGGGAGAAATGACCCCAATTCATCGGAAGTTCCAGAGTTTTATCGGGTAAATATAGATGACTTATTGACCAAGGCTGAGTCCTATTATAAACTCAATGTTGAGGAGCTTGCCTTTGCAAATACAGCGCTTGGCCAATCAAACCTGAATAAATATAAAATGATGATTTTCTTGTTTTATACAGAAGATTGGATGGCTTTTGGAGCAGGATACGATGATGTCATTGGAGCTCTTTGGATAAATCCTGCAACCTGCAAGCCTGTAGGTTCTGATATTGCCCACGAAATCGGCCATAGCTTTCAGTATCAAGTCTTCTGTGACTTAAAGGGTGGCAGTGGTTTCCGATATGGTTTTGGCGGAAACGGTGGCAACGGATTTTGGGAACAAACAGCTCAATGGCAGGCTTTGCAATCTTATCCAGAGCAGATCTTTACTACCAGTAACTTTCAGGTATATACAAATAACTACCATAGACATCTTTGCCATGAATGGTATAGGTATGCCAGTTATTTCATTCATTACTATTGGACTGAAAAGCATGGAAAAGAATTTATCGGTGAGTTATGGAGAAATGCGCTCAATCCTGAAGATCCAATTCAGGCCTACATGAGACTTACCGGGATTTCTGTTACACAATTCAATGATGAAATTTTTGAAGCTGCCAGCAAAATGGTCACCTGGGATATTAGTGGATTGAGGCAATACGGAAATGCTTATATCGGGAAACAGCAATTTAATTTTCAAACATTGGATGATGGCAGTTACCAGGTGACATATGATTTTGCACCGGGAACTTCAGGTTATAATGTGATTCCGCTCGAAGTTCCTACCGGGGGTGTAACGGTTTCCGGTGTTTTCACAGGATTGATCAATGCCCCTGGATACAATCTAACATTGGATCAGGGCAATGCTGGATGGAGATATGGCTATGTGGCACTTCTTGAAAATGGCCAAAGGGTTTACGGGGATATGAACCAAGGGACCACGGGTGTAGCCAACTTCGAAGTACCACAAAATTGTAGCAAGCTTTGGTTTGTAGTCAGCGGCGCACCCAACCGGTATTTGCCTCATGCGTGGGATGAAGATGAATCCAATGACGAACAGTGGCCATATAAGGTTAAATTCACAAATACCAAAATTTTAAGACTATAG
- a CDS encoding DNA gyrase/topoisomerase IV subunit A, whose amino-acid sequence MSEINNTPEENDESLHESLPVTGMYKDWFLDYASYVILERAVPAIEDGLKPVQRRILHAMKEMDDGRFNKVANIIGQSMQYHPHGDASIGDAIVNLGQKELLIETQGNWGDIRTGDGAAASRYIEARLSKFALEVVFNPQTTEWQLSYDGRKREPITLPVKFPLLLAQGVEGIAVGLSTKILPHNFIELIEGSIQILKGERPYLLPDFPTGGLADFSEYNEGQRGGRVKVRARIEEEDNKTLLIKDIPFGTTTNSLIESIIKANDKGKIKIKKVVDNTAKDVEIQIQLAPGQSPDMTIDALYAFTDCEVSISPNACVIIQDKPVFLSVNDILQYNTKQTKELLKRELEIRKGELMEKLLFSSLEKIFIENRIYRDIEECETWDAVIQTIDKGLEPFKPDFYREITTEDIVRLTEIKIKRISKFDAFKADELMRKLQEELKEVNYNLRHLTEYSIKYYQNLLDKYGKGRERKTEIRAFDTIEATVVAANNAKLYVNRADGFVGYGLKKDEFVCDCSDLDDVIVIRKDGVCVVTRIQEKGFVGKDIQHVAVFRKGDERMVYNLIYLDGGSGKAMVKRFQVLAVTRDREYDLTKGTKGSKTLYLTANPNGEAEIVTVYLTQGAKARVKVFDFDFSTIEIKGRAAGGNILTKYPVRKIQLKMEGVSTLGGLDIYYDPSIGRLNTDQRGKKIGNFLGEDRIVVFYKNGDYELTTFELTNRYEAGNVQLIEKFDPGKVFSAIYYDGASKTFFVKRFLIETTTINKKFNIISDHKQSYLKLVSTEKQPQVKALLQKGKDQEEHEYDLDMLIDVKGWKAIGNKLSSHQILEINLIQAEPKNTEEEIISTEEESHESDDDLEIGSTIEFKIKKEDEDKDQLDLF is encoded by the coding sequence ATGAGCGAAATTAACAATACCCCTGAAGAAAACGACGAAAGCCTGCACGAGTCCCTCCCGGTGACAGGGATGTATAAAGATTGGTTTTTGGATTATGCTTCTTATGTGATTTTAGAAAGGGCTGTGCCTGCCATTGAAGATGGTCTGAAACCTGTTCAGCGCAGGATACTACATGCCATGAAGGAGATGGATGATGGCCGATTCAATAAAGTGGCTAATATCATCGGTCAATCCATGCAATACCACCCACATGGTGATGCATCCATCGGTGATGCCATTGTCAATCTGGGACAAAAGGAACTGCTGATTGAAACTCAAGGTAATTGGGGTGATATCCGTACCGGGGATGGGGCTGCAGCCTCACGTTATATCGAGGCCCGGCTTTCTAAGTTTGCTTTAGAAGTTGTCTTCAATCCACAGACTACCGAATGGCAATTGTCTTATGATGGGAGAAAGCGTGAACCTATTACTTTACCGGTTAAATTCCCATTATTGCTTGCCCAAGGTGTTGAGGGTATCGCTGTAGGATTATCCACAAAAATCCTTCCCCACAACTTTATAGAACTGATTGAAGGCTCGATTCAGATCCTGAAAGGGGAGAGGCCTTACCTGCTGCCGGATTTCCCAACAGGAGGACTTGCTGATTTTTCGGAATACAATGAAGGTCAAAGAGGCGGTAGAGTAAAGGTTCGTGCAAGGATTGAGGAAGAGGATAATAAAACCTTGTTAATCAAAGATATACCATTTGGTACAACTACCAATTCTTTGATCGAATCTATCATTAAAGCCAACGACAAAGGTAAGATCAAAATCAAAAAGGTGGTGGACAATACCGCCAAAGATGTAGAGATACAGATCCAATTGGCACCCGGTCAATCTCCCGATATGACCATTGATGCACTCTATGCCTTCACAGACTGTGAAGTCAGTATTTCACCCAATGCCTGCGTGATTATTCAGGATAAGCCGGTTTTTCTTTCAGTAAACGATATCCTTCAATACAATACCAAGCAGACCAAAGAACTCCTCAAAAGAGAGCTTGAAATCCGCAAAGGGGAATTGATGGAAAAACTCCTTTTCTCTTCTTTGGAAAAGATCTTTATTGAAAACAGGATATATCGGGATATTGAGGAGTGCGAAACTTGGGATGCGGTGATACAGACCATTGACAAAGGTCTGGAACCATTTAAGCCTGATTTTTATAGAGAGATTACCACAGAGGACATTGTCCGCTTGACAGAGATTAAAATCAAAAGGATTTCCAAATTCGATGCTTTCAAGGCGGATGAACTGATGCGCAAACTTCAGGAAGAATTGAAGGAAGTCAATTACAACCTGAGACACCTGACGGAATATTCCATTAAATATTATCAAAACCTTTTGGATAAATACGGCAAAGGCAGAGAACGAAAAACAGAAATCAGGGCTTTTGACACCATTGAAGCAACAGTAGTCGCTGCAAATAATGCCAAATTGTATGTGAACAGGGCCGACGGCTTTGTGGGATATGGACTCAAGAAAGATGAATTTGTCTGCGACTGTTCTGATTTGGACGATGTCATCGTGATTCGAAAGGATGGCGTTTGCGTCGTGACCAGAATACAGGAGAAAGGCTTTGTGGGAAAAGATATCCAGCATGTGGCTGTTTTCAGAAAAGGAGATGAACGAATGGTTTACAATTTGATTTATCTCGATGGAGGTTCAGGAAAAGCCATGGTAAAAAGATTCCAGGTTTTGGCAGTCACTCGGGACAGGGAGTATGACCTGACCAAGGGCACCAAAGGTTCCAAAACACTTTACCTGACGGCGAACCCTAATGGAGAAGCGGAGATAGTAACAGTTTATCTGACCCAAGGGGCGAAGGCAAGGGTAAAAGTCTTTGACTTTGATTTCAGTACCATAGAAATCAAGGGAAGGGCGGCAGGAGGCAATATCCTGACCAAATATCCGGTGAGGAAGATTCAATTGAAAATGGAAGGGGTTTCGACCCTTGGAGGGCTTGATATCTATTACGACCCATCTATCGGTCGACTCAACACAGACCAAAGGGGCAAAAAAATAGGTAATTTCTTGGGTGAAGATAGGATAGTGGTTTTCTACAAGAACGGAGATTACGAACTGACCACCTTTGAATTGACCAATCGATATGAAGCTGGCAATGTTCAATTAATCGAGAAATTTGATCCGGGAAAGGTTTTTTCAGCCATTTACTATGATGGCGCAAGCAAGACTTTCTTTGTGAAGCGTTTTTTGATTGAAACCACAACCATCAACAAGAAATTCAACATTATTTCTGACCATAAGCAATCCTACCTCAAGTTGGTTTCCACAGAAAAGCAACCTCAGGTTAAGGCCCTGCTGCAAAAAGGCAAGGACCAGGAAGAACACGAGTACGATTTGGATATGTTGATTGATGTGAAAGGCTGGAAAGCCATCGGAAATAAACTGTCCTCCCATCAAATCCTCGAAATCAACCTGATTCAGGCAGAACCAAAAAATACCGAGGAAGAAATTATATCCACTGAAGAAGAATCCCATGAATCCGATGATGACTTAGAAATAGGTTCCACCATTGAATTTAAGATCAAAAAAGAAGATGAGGATAAGGATCAATTGGATTTGTTTTAG